ATTTTCCGCCATCTTTCACCCTCTCCTGATACGTTCATTTTTGTAGAGGGTAAGAAATAAATTGGTTtggcttggaaaaaaaaaacaccgccGTTACTTGTTAGCATACACCCATCTGTTAATTTGTCATCgagacattttttgctttcatgcgtgcaattttgactttttttttgcactttcattcattcatgaacgACCCAGGTGGCACATCCATTATTCGTGTTTAGAATCAAAGGCAGATTTGCTTTGTGATTGACTAACAGGTGGTGGTTGTTGAACTGCATCCACGCAAATACCAAGCCTTCCACATTTAGGCTGAGATAATCGCTCTGAAATACGTTTCTCGTTGTTGGCCGAGTCGGAAATTCCTCAAGAATGGCGaatgatcaatatttttccaaaaggaATAACTTGACTTGCCATTATCCCAAATTATTCAATACTCCTTCGATTGGCCAATGTCTTCGACCATGGATTGCTCTTGTTAAACTTAATGATGATTCCTTCCTGTCGATTTCATTTGATGGACAACTTTGCGTCATCATTGTTGCATTTAATTACCTATTCCCGGGTAAAGTCCTTCTCCAACTATTCTACAATGCCAAATGCTTGCACACAgttcaagatttgaattgaatttgatcttCAGTTCACGCCTGGTTGATCGATCTTCCTGTTTTGCACTTCCCTTGCTAAGAGTTCAATTTTACCTGCAGTAAGTCAacctcaagtccttgaatcTGTAATGAAACCGCTTCTCTCAATAATTGTCTGAATAACGATTTGGCATTTCCTCAGATTGAGCGCAATTACTCTGTTCAGTAACTACTTCAAAGTCAATCATGCAAACGACGCCTTTTTCCGCCCGAGCTTTTTAAGTTTAGCAAAAACACTCACTCAACCGAACTAGGGAGGGAGGAGAAGAGAAGGCCTACTTTGTGTGGCCCACCTTCATTGAACCACGTCAGTCGGTAATTGCTCGCCGTGGTGTTCAGCCAAACAAAGTACTTGGTGTCCGTCCTCCTTTGACCTTCCTTTCGCGATCTCCCTCCATGTACAACACCATGAATGGTCATGTTCCCCAAGTTAGTGCACCTAATTGGTCTAATATCACCAAGACATTAAAACGTCGAAGTAAATCGGCCTGGAATCTCAAAGTGAAATCGCCCATCAAGTCTCAACTCTCGTTTTCCAATCACAATTTGGGAAATCCGGTTGCTCAAATAAGTCAGTTGTGTCAACGGCATCCATGTAAGTGTCAAAGATGGAAATAAACCGGGAGTATTGTCTTTCATTCTTTCAGGTGGCGCTATTCACACCGACAATAAGGCCTCCGGACATAACCTTCAGTGGACTAAAGCCATGATTTCCAAACCTGCCCCTTACTGGGAAGGCACTGCCGTGGCCAATGGCGAGATGTCTGAGCTGAAGTTGACCGATTTCAAGGGAAAATACCTCGTGTTCTTCTTCTACCCTCTGGATTTCACATTCGTGTGCCCTACCGAGATCCTGGCTTTCAACGACCGTGTCAAAGAATTCCGAGCTCTCAATACCGAGGTATGACATCACGGATTCAATAGTAAGTAAAAGGAGACATTAAAGAGCAACCGATTTAATTGATATCGTCTTTCAGGTCGTGGCCTGCTCGGTGGATTCTCACTTTACACATCTGGCTTGGATGAACACCCCTCGTAAGGAAGGTGGTTTAGGAAAGCTGGACATTCCTTTGCTCTCTGATTTGACGCACACCATTTCCAAGGATTATGGCGTCTACCTCGAGGACAACGGCCACACTCTCCGTGGGTTGTTCATCATCGACGATAAGGGCGTGCTACGACAAATTACCATGAATGATCTCCCTGTGGGTCGATCCGTGGATGAAACGCTTCGATTGGTGCAAGCATTCCAATACACAGATAAGCACGGCGAGGTCTGTCCCGCGGGCTGGAAACCAGGCAGTGATACCATCATTCCGGACCCCAAGGAGAAGATGAAGTATTTCAAGGATCATGGCGAGGAATAAGCATCAAAATGAGCGAGACCTTGATCACCTGTGGTGTGGTTTCGGTAAAACCTGATGCATTTTATTATTTGGCCTAATCATGATGATTGCTTGTCTTTCCCAACCTGCTCAAAGGAATCTAATGAGAAGCGATTAAATATCACAAAAGAGTTCAATCGTGTATTCACTCCTCGAAATCGTCGTCCTTTTTCCGACGATTCTTGACGTGTTGGCGAATTTTGAGTTTCTTACATCGGAGGTGGTACATGTGGTTCATCATGGTGTAGAGCATAGGGAAGAAGAACAGGAGCAAATAGATACGGAGAACGGTGgggaaatgaaaggcaatattCCAGGCATTGGGTAATGCCACCGAGAACTTTTCGGTCTCTTCAAAGTAAGGGATATTGCGAAGAATGATGACGCCTTCGCAAACGAACCCAGCCGGATAGAGAGGGATCCAGGCCGTGTAACGGAGCCACGTGAGGATGCCAAATTCCAAATCGTACACACGAAGCATGTAATAAGGGTACCGAACGATCTCAATCGTGGTATACACCATGAATAGATAAAAGACGGCCGGCTTTTCTTGCATTCTCGGTTCAGCCTCTATTAGGGCGAAGAGGACAAAATTGCGCCCGAAAACCTGCAGGAAAGCCTCGTAGATGGACCCTTTGGTGTAACCGAACATCGGGTGCATCACCTCCAGAATCATGAAAAGATGGAGCATCTTCATCACATTACCCACGGATTTGTACGTCTCGGGAATGAACTCGTCGCCATGACGGGCATATCGCAAGTTCATGATCAGAAACACGTACACAAATCCGCAGAGCATGAACAAGTTGTAGCAAAACAAGTAGATCTTGCGTCTGGACTCCGAGATGAATCCCAACTCTTCCTTCTGCAACTTCTCATAGACCTCAGGATATCGATTCTTAATAAGATCTTGAGTGGACATCCCAGGCTCTTCCGTCTCTGtatcgtcttcttcctcttctcgcGATGTCCAACGATCAAAGTCAATCTTGAGCCAAGAGAGTTTCTGCTGTGTGTACAAAAGGCGGGGCCACCAATCCGGTTCCTTCTTCTGGATATGGATGGTGATTTCCCGGTCTTTGATCAAATAGGTGGACTCCTCGCGATTGACCGGGAGAAAGAACTCGATCAAGAAGTGATATTCAACCTCGGACGAGCCCTGAGCCCCGATGCCGTAGCCGGTGAATTCAATCTCCTCCTCGGCGATATTGAGTTGATGCTTTTGCACATGTTTGAGATCCACCCGGAGGAAGATGTGGCTCTCATTTTGAGCC
This Tigriopus californicus strain San Diego chromosome 7, Tcal_SD_v2.1, whole genome shotgun sequence DNA region includes the following protein-coding sequences:
- the LOC131884245 gene encoding peroxiredoxin-4-like isoform X2 — translated: MTSSLLLVGLLVLVQAQLGVQQTCQDGPGGAIHTDNKASGHNLQWTKAMISKPAPYWEGTAVANGEMSELKLTDFKGKYLVFFFYPLDFTFVCPTEILAFNDRVKEFRALNTEVVACSVDSHFTHLAWMNTPRKEGGLGKLDIPLLSDLTHTISKDYGVYLEDNGHTLRGLFIIDDKGVLRQITMNDLPVGRSVDETLRLVQAFQYTDKHGEVCPAGWKPGSDTIIPDPKEKMKYFKDHGEE
- the LOC131884242 gene encoding very-long-chain (3R)-3-hydroxyacyl-CoA dehydratase-like — protein: MSPSPFVYWAQNESHIFLRVDLKHVQKHQLNIAEEEIEFTGYGIGAQGSSEVEYHFLIEFFLPVNREESTYLIKDREITIHIQKKEPDWWPRLLYTQQKLSWLKIDFDRWTSREEEEDDTETEEPGMSTQDLIKNRYPEVYEKLQKEELGFISESRRKIYLFCYNLFMLCGFVYVFLIMNLRYARHGDEFIPETYKSVGNVMKMLHLFMILEVMHPMFGYTKGSIYEAFLQVFGRNFVLFALIEAEPRMQEKPAVFYLFMVYTTIEIVRYPYYMLRVYDLEFGILTWLRYTAWIPLYPAGFVCEGVIILRNIPYFEETEKFSVALPNAWNIAFHFPTVLRIYLLLFFFPMLYTMMNHMYHLRCKKLKIRQHVKNRRKKDDDFEE
- the LOC131884245 gene encoding peroxiredoxin-4-like isoform X1 — translated: MYNTMNGHVPQVSAPNWSNITKTLKRRSKSAWNLKVKSPIKSQLSFSNHNLGNPVAQISGAIHTDNKASGHNLQWTKAMISKPAPYWEGTAVANGEMSELKLTDFKGKYLVFFFYPLDFTFVCPTEILAFNDRVKEFRALNTEVVACSVDSHFTHLAWMNTPRKEGGLGKLDIPLLSDLTHTISKDYGVYLEDNGHTLRGLFIIDDKGVLRQITMNDLPVGRSVDETLRLVQAFQYTDKHGEVCPAGWKPGSDTIIPDPKEKMKYFKDHGEE